The nucleotide window CAAAGCGCTCCACCACGGTCGCGATCATGGCGTCGACGGCTTCGCTATCCGATACGTCGGCCAGGTGGGCCAAGGTGAATTGTGCCGGCAGGTCCCTCGCGACATCTGCCAGCAGCATTTCGTTGCGATCCACCAGAGCGACACATGCGCCTTCGGACGAGAAGCGCCGCGCCGTGGCTTCGCCAATCCCGGAGGCGGCGCCGGTCACGATGACGACCTTCTCTTCAAAGCGCTTCATGTCCGCTCGTCCGAGGAGCGATCATTCGACCGGCCTTCCCGCAAATCAGACCTGTGCATGCTGCCCGCCGGGGCGTGAGATTCGGCTCAATGCCGCACCCGTCCCATTGCCGCCTTGCACCAGCGCGATGTCGCCCAGCGCAATGATGCCGACGAGCCGCTTGTCGCGATTGAGCACGGGCAGGCGACGGACCTGGATGTCGCCCATGTTCGCGCTCACCTCGTCGATATCCTGATCTTCGTAGCAATACTTGACGTCGGCCGTCATCACGTCGCCGACCCGTCCCTCGGGGCCCCGGCCCATGCCGATGCCGCGGATGGCGATATCGCGGTCAGAGATCATGCCGACCAGACGGTCATTGTCGGTTACGGGCAGCAACCCGACACCGAGCGCCGCCATCGCCTGCGCGGCGTCCTTCAACGTATCGTCGGGAGTGCAGAGTTGGACCTCAGGGGTCATCGCATCGGAAACTTTCATGTGAGCCTCTCCGCTTTCCGGTTGCTTCACCCGCTAACTGGCACGTCGGATCGCCGTTCCAGTGGGCCACATGAAATATGCCCACACTGGTGGAGAGACCTCAGACGAGTCCGAAGCCTCTCCTCGATTGTCCTACCAGCGGTGGCTGTCCACACCGACGCCCACGCTAACGCCGGGTGCGCGGAATCCGGCCCGCGGCCCGTCATCCCAGTCGCGATCGCGATAGTGTCGACGCTCGATATATCGTCCGCGCGGCGCATAGGCATATGAATCGCGGACGATCACGCGGCTGCTGCCGCGAGTACGATAGCATCGTCCGTTATCGTCACAGACCATGCGGACCTGCTGTATCAGGTCGGAATTCGAATATTCGCTCTCAGTATAGACGTCAGTCGCATTTGCGCTGCCGGCCAGGAGCGCGCCCGCGCCGGCCAACAGGCCGATTGCAATCTTCCTCATAAGTTCCTCCTCGTTCGAATGCTGCCCGCGGGCTCAAAGCGTCGCACCCGCTTTGGTTCCGGGAGCTAAATCATGAGGACGAAGTTCCGGTAGACGCGTTATCCGGAACAAGCGCGTAGCCAAGGCAGAGTTGTTCGACGTGCTGCCGCGCGGCGGCCAATCGACCGCGGCGTGCGCGCCGGGGACCGCTCGCCGGACTCGGTTGAGACAAGATCGTTTCCGGACGAGGCATTTCGGGAATCTCCGCGGCTGCGCGAGTATCGCTATATCGAGCGAGACGAGCGGACCTGTATCATCAAACCGGCGAGCGCCGCATCATCGAGGAAATCGAAGACCGATATCTAAGCAAGTAGAGAGAGGCGGTCCGAGGGCCGCCTCTCTCCAGTTGCGTATCGCCGCGAAAGATCGTGGTGCGTTCCAGAACTTTCGATGTGAGCAACGTGGGACCATCAGCCGGCTGCGAGGTTTCATCTGCCCGCAGGCAACCTCGCGGCGGCTCGTGCGTTGGCCCACATGGAGCAACCGTAAATGGCCACCGAAACGAAACCCCGCATTCCTCACAACACGCTCGTCCTCATCGGCGATGGCCAAAAGGCCCTCTTTCTACGCAACAAAGGCACCCCGCAGCAGCTCAATCTGGAGGTTGAGCAGGTGCTTGAGCAGGAAAATCCGGCAACGCGCGAGCAGGGAACCGACCGCCCCGGGCGGTCCATTCAGAGCGTCGGCGCGGCCCGAAGCGCAATGGAGCAAGCCGACTGGCATTATATCGCCGAAGAGCGGTTCGCTGGCACCATTGCCGACGCGCTCTATCGGCTTGCCCACGGCAATCGCTTCGACAAATTGGTTGTGGTCGCACCGGCGAAAGTCCTTGGCAATCTCCGACAGGCTTTTCATGCCGAAGTGGCAGAGCGGATTGTAGGCGAGATTCCGAAGCAACTAACTTCCCATCCAATACCCGATATCGAAAGGCTGATGGCGGCTTAGCCGCTTGCGGCCGCCGCAGGCATCTTGCCTT belongs to Bradyrhizobium icense and includes:
- a CDS encoding host attachment family protein; the encoded protein is MATETKPRIPHNTLVLIGDGQKALFLRNKGTPQQLNLEVEQVLEQENPATREQGTDRPGRSIQSVGAARSAMEQADWHYIAEERFAGTIADALYRLAHGNRFDKLVVVAPAKVLGNLRQAFHAEVAERIVGEIPKQLTSHPIPDIERLMAA
- a CDS encoding CBS domain-containing protein; amino-acid sequence: MKVSDAMTPEVQLCTPDDTLKDAAQAMAALGVGLLPVTDNDRLVGMISDRDIAIRGIGMGRGPEGRVGDVMTADVKYCYEDQDIDEVSANMGDIQVRRLPVLNRDKRLVGIIALGDIALVQGGNGTGAALSRISRPGGQHAQV